The stretch of DNA AGCACTGTTGTTCCCCACTAGATACGTCAGAACCATCGAAAACTGATTGCGTGGGAAAGTCACGCAAAGGCGTGGTACCAAAACCATATTTTCGACTGCACAGCGTTACGCATTCACAAGACACGAGAATGCAGATAGGACACATTCAGGGCGTTTTACACTCGAAATAAGGGGGTTCGAACTCGCACGGGGAGGCCGGGGGCTCAGGGGCGCGAGTTCGTGAGAAACCAACCGACAAGCACAAAAACCAACGAATAGTCCCACGCAGATTCGAACTGCGGTCGTCAGCCCCAGAAGCTGACAGGATTGGCCACTACCCCATGGGACTCCTTGCTGCACACATCGGTAGACTGTGCCCCTTTGTAAGCGTTGCGCGTTCGCCCGCGGTGTGTCAGTGGGTTTCGCACGGACGAACGTGCATATATCGACGCCTACTTATGCCCAACCTATGCAGTACCGTGTATGTACGTTGGACGATTCATCGTCATCGGGCCAGACATCGGTGCGTATCGCGTTTCCTCCCGCTCGTTTCCGAACCGCCAGGTCGTAGACCGTGAGGGGACGCTCACCGTCGCGCCAACCGCCGACGCCGAACCGACGGACAACCCCTACGTCTCGTACAACTGCCTGCGCATCGCGGGCGACACCGCCGTCGTCGGCAACGGTTCGCACGTAGACCCCATCACCGAGAAAATCGAACGCGGCTACCCCGCCCGCGACGCACTCGTGGAAGCCCTCCTGGCGATGGACTACGAGAAAGACAGCTACAACACCCCGCGCATCGCCGGCACCGTAGGCGAGCGAAGTTACATCGGCACCGTCCGCAGCGACGCGCTCATCGTGAAAGAAGTGACCGAACCGACCCTCGTCGCCACCTACGAGAGCGACACCCCCGAATCCTACCCGCTCAACACCAAAGCCGCCACAGAAGCCGCAAAAGCCGTCTACGACGCGGACTTAGAACACGCCGTCTGTGCCGCCGCCGTCGCCCGCACCGAAAGCGGCTTCGAGACGGCCATTGAGAACGGGAACTAAACCCTCGCGTCACCTTTTTTCAGTATGAAACTCGGCGTCATCGCTGACGTACACAGCAACCTCGTCGCCTTAGAAGCCGTCATGGAGGCGATGCCCGCGGTCGATGCGCTCGTCTGTGCCGGTGACGTGGTCGGCTACAACCCGTGGCCCGGCGAGTGTATCGACCTGCTTAGAGCGAACGACTGTGTCTCGATTATGGGCAACCACGACCGCGCCGTCGTGACCGGCACGACCGACCACTTCAACGGGATGGCCCGGGCGGGGGTGCGCTACGCAGCGCGTGTCCTGTCGAGCGACCAGTTCGAGTGGCTCGCCGCCCTCCCACCAACGCGCACCGAGTGTGCTGGACGAGTGAAACTCGTCCATGGCCACCCGGACGACCCCGACCGCTACACCTACCCCGACCTGTTCGACGCCGCGATGCTCCGCGGCGAGGACGTGCTCGTGACCGGCCACACCCATGTCCAGGGCCACCGCACCTTCGAGGAGGGAGTCGTGTTGAATCCCGGCAGCGTCGGCCAGCCCCGCGACGGCGACCCGCGCGCCGCCTTTGCCGTGGTCGATGTGGAAACAATGAGCGTCGATGAACGGCGCGTCAGCTACGACATCGACGCGGTCGAGGAGAAAGTGAACGCAGTCGGACTGCCAGAAGACATCGCCACTCGGCTGCGTCGCGGTCGGTAATCAGACCGGGCGGAGTTCCGCAGAGAAGTGGCGCAGTTCTTTCATCGGCGGTTCAGAGACGATTTCGAGCCCTGACACCGAGTCGCGTCGGTCATAGACGCCTGCGACAGTGTCTGCGATGTGCTCTAAGTGTTCGCGGTGGTAGGTGCGCCGCGGGATGGCGAGGCGGACGAGTTCCGGGCGGTTCGTGCCGGGGAAGGCAAAGCTCCCGAGTTCGACGCCGCGGACGCCGCCCTCGCGGTAGAGTTCGCAGGCGAGCGCCTGTCCGGGGAACTGGTCGAGCGGGATGTGCGGGAAGAAGCCTTCTGCGTCAAGGTAGACAGCGTGGCCGCCTGCGGGGAGGTAGACGGGGAGGTCAGCCGCATCGAGAAGCGTGGCGAGTTCCTGGACTTGGCCGACGCGCGATTCGATGTACTCCTGCGTGACCGCCTCGCGAAGCCCCTGTGCCATGGCTTCAATATCGCGCCCGGCGAGGCCGCCGTAGGTCGAAAAGCCCTCGTAGAGGATGGCGCGCTGGCGGGCGTGTTCGAAGAGAGTCTCATCGCGGCAGGCGACGAAGCCGCCGATGTTCACGAGCGCGTCTTTCTTCCCGCTCATGACGAGCGCGTCGGCGTAGGAGAGTTCCTCGCGGGCGATTTCTGCGACCGAGTGGTTCGCGTAGTCGGCCTCGCGCTGCTGGATGAAGTAGGCGTTTTCGGCGAATCGGCAGGCGTCCATGACGAACGTGGCGTCGATGTCGGCTGCGAACTCGCTGACGGCGCGGATGTTTTCCATGCTCACCGGCTGGCCGGCCGTCGAGTTGTTGGTGATGGTGAGAATGACGACGGGGACGGCGTCTTCGCCGTGTTCTTCGACCACGGCCCAGCCCTTGTCGAGGTCGAAGTTGCCCTTAAACGGCTCGTCCGATTGCAGCTCCATCGCGCCGTCTACGGGACAGTCAACGGCTTCTGCACCGGCGTTTGCGACGTGGGCGCGCGTCGTGTCGAAGTGCGTGTTGTTCGGGACGACGTTACCGGCTTCGAGGAGCGTCCCGTAGAGGACGTTCTCTGCGCCCCGGCCTTGGTGGGTCGGAATGACGTACTCAAAGCCCATCACGTCAGAGACGGCGTCTTGGAGGTTATCGAAGCTCCGGCTGCCGGCGTAGGCTTCGTCACCGAGCATCATCGCCGCCCACTGTTTCGCGCTCATCGTGCCCGTGCCCGAGTCGGTGAGCAGGTCGATGTACACGTCTTCTGAGGGGAGGTTGAACATGTTGTAGCCAGCGCGTTCGAGATTTTCCTCTCGAACCTCGCGTGATGGCAGGTGAATCGGCTCTACCATCTTCGATTTGTACGCAGTCATGGCAAGAAAGGGCACAGGGAGCACCATAATTTCACGCATTCAACAGTGAACACTCCCGCGTCTCGGTGGGAGGCAATGCGCAAATTTGGGTACTGCTGTCTACAATTCGAGGCGGCTCAGAAGTCAGACTGGATGGCCTTGAGCGCGGACTCTCGAACGTCCCAATCGACGAACACGCCGACGGATGAGGCGCTCGTGATGATGTCGTGAATCGAGATGTGCGCGTCGGCGAGCGGGCCGATGATATCGCGGACGACGCCGGGTTCGCTCATCAGACCGCCGGTGACGCGGATGACCGCGATGTCGTCTTCGACCGTCACGCTCGACAACAGTTCTTCTTCGACAACGCACTCGTGAAGCACTTTTTCTGCCTCAGATGCCCGGTCTGCGGCGATGTAGAACGTCACCGAATCCATGCCGCTTGCGACGGCGTCGATGTTGATGTCCGCCTCCCCAAGCTTCTGTGAGAGCGTGGCGAGAATCCCGGGTTTATTGCGAATCGAACGCCCGGCGACCGTGATGCACGCGAGGCGCGTCTCGCGCAGGTCGATGATGTTCTCGAACTGGCCTTCGATGCTCGTCCCGCCAGAGAGGAGGTCACCGTGTTGGTAGTGGACGACGCGAACGTCTAAGTTCTCGTCTTTGTAGGTGAGTGCGCTCGGGGCGACGACTTCCGCGCCGCGAAACGAGAGGTCGCGCAATTCGTCGACCGTAATCTGGGAGACGTTGCGTGCGCCTTCGACGACGCGTGGGTCACCGGTCATGACGCCTTCGACGTCGGTGACGATGACGACCTGGTCTGCGCCGGTGTACTTGCCGAGCATCACCGCCGTCGTGTCACTGCCACCGCGGCCGAGCGTGGTGACGTTGCCCGCGTGGTCTTGGGCGAGAAAGCCCGTGATGACGGGGACGACATCGTCCATCGTTTTGGCGAGTGCTGCGGCGTTTGCTTTCGTGACGTCTACGTCCACCTCGCCGTGTTCGTCGGTGATGATTGGCCAGCCCTCGCTGCCGGGTTCGAGAAACACTGCGTTTACGCCGCGGGCAGTGAGGGCGGCTTTCAGCATTCGGACGCTGGTGCGCTCGCCCATACTCACGATTTCTGCGCGGTCTGCCTCACCGGCTTCGAACGTGATTTCGTCGAGCAGGTCGTCCGTCGTAGACCCCATCGCGCTCGCGACGACGGCGATTTCGTGGCCCGCGGCCACCGCAGCCGCTATCGAATCGGCTGCTCGATTGATTCGGTCACCGCTGCCGAGGCTGGTGCCGCCGAACTTTGCAACTACGCGCATGCTACCACCGTATGCGTGTGAACGTGACTCATTGGCCCCTCTTTATGAGTCGCGCGAGATAACCTTGTTCATCCTCCGAATGCTTGCCGTCTGTCACATTTAGACCGTATCGTCGGGGCGATCGGTGTGCTGGTCGTCAGTTTCGGCGTCTGCATGGTCAGGTGTGTTTTCGTCGGTTTCTGTCGCCTTCGCCGCGCTCTTTGCTTGCTCTTCTTCGGGGTCGAACGTCACCATGCCAAGCCCGGAGGTGTACTCGTAGGTGTGCCACTCGGGGATGACGAGCACGCCGTTCATCTTGCGGATGCGAATCTGCTTTAACAGCGTTTCTGGGACGAGTTTTTCGGTGAGCCGCAGGTCGATAACGCCATCGACGGCGTACGCCAAGTCGTGGGGGAACAGCGATTCCTCGGTGACGACCGTCGCTCCGGCGTAGACGGGGACGAACCGGCCTTTGCAAACGTCTGCGCGAATCGTGCGGACGAACTCGTAGGCTCTGACGGGTTGGACGAGCGCACCGAACTCGGTGAGCGAGTCGATGAGCACAAGCCCCGAGTCCACGAGGTTGTGGTTTTCGAGGCAGTTGTCGAGTTTGTTCGTCACCTCGTCTATGTCCGTCGGGTCGCGGATGGTCGTCGTCGCGTTCTCTGCGACGCGGTGGAGGTGTTGGTTCCACTCGTTCATACGCTCGTACATCCGACTTCGCGTCGAGAGCCGGTAGGTGAAACAGTCGAGAATGTGGAGTTGGTCGCGCTCTAAGTAGGGCAGGACGTTCCACTCGAAAGTGAGAAACTGTTGGACAATCGAGCCGGGCGGTTCCTGAAAGCTCACGATAATCGCGGATTCGTCCCGTTGGAGGGTGCGCCAGATGAGTTCGGCCTGCAACGCGCGGTCACGGGTGCCCGCAGGCCCCGACAGAAGGACGAAAGCGTTGCGTGGTGCGCCCTGTGGAAGGCTGGTGTTGAGTGCAGACACGCCGGGGTCGAACCACATGAAGCCGTGAGATTCGGTGAAGACGTACGCGCTCTTTTCGAGCGCCTCACGACACGCCTGAGAGCAAAATTGGTACTCAGACTCCTCAACACTGGCCACGACCGGTGTCTCCGGGATGAGATGGCGGCAGAAATCACACCGCGGCTCCTGCCCCTCAGCATGCCCAGTGGTATCATCTACCATGACAATCCTACGGAGCGAGGCGACAAGAACCAACCGGGTCAGGGATTTAATGTATCTCCATGCGAACTGAGGGCTATGGACGTGCGGGATGCCGTCGAAGACGATGCAGGCACACTGGCAGAAATGACCGGTTCGCCAAGCGATGTCATGCGGAACCTGATTCACGACCGCAGTGTGCGCGTCGCAGAGGACGAAGGCGACATCATCGGGTTCGTGAGCTTCGACGCAGAACAACAAACCGTGTACGTCACCCAACTCTCGGGTGAAATGACCGTCGCAAAACGATTGCTCGACGAACCGCTCAGATTCGCGACCAAAGAGCAGATGAGCGTCGAACTCCTCGTGCCGGAAGACCAAAACCCGATTCTTGATGCCGCAGACAGCGTCGGGTTCAGCCGCGTTGGGAGGGGACCACGATTCGATTCAGTGCCGACGGTCAAGTTTCGCAAAGACCCTAATTGAACGAGCGAATCGTCATTTCGAGCGTGTCTAAGTCGACGATAGGCGCGAAGCCGGAGTCCGGGTTGATGTTCACACTTTTCTGGAAATCCGTCTGTGCCTGCCAACAGCCGCTGTTGAGCGCAAGCACGTTGTGGTACATTCCGTAGCCGAGTTTGTGGACGTGACCGGTGTGGAAGATGTCCGGGACCTCGTCGATGACGAGATAGTCCTTCTCTTCGGGTGCAACCCGCGTGTGACCGCCGTACTGTGGCGCGACGTGGCGCTTTTTCAGGAGTTGGTACATCGCCTTGTGTGGCTCTTCGTAGCTGGCTTTGTCCGCGGGAAGCTCTGCGATGACCTCGTCGAGTGACACGCCGTGGTACATCAACACGGACACGCCTTCGAGCGTGACGACGGAGGGGTTCGACGCAATCTGTGCGTCGTGGGCGGTCATTATATCTCTGAGTTCGTCGGAAAACCCGGGTTGGGGTTCTGCGAGGCGCACCGCGTCGTGATTGCCCGGAATCATCACGATTTCCATGTCGCCGGGCACCTCCTTCAGGTACTCAGAGAACTCCTCGTACTGGTCGTAGATGTCGATGATGGTGAGTTCTTCGTCCTGATTCGGGTAGATGCCGACGCCCTCCACCATGTCGCCCGCGATACACAGATACTCGACGTGTTCTGCCTCCTCGGTGTGGAGCCAATGGGCGAAATCACTCCACGCGTCGGCCATGAACTCCTGGCTGCCGACGTGCACGTCGCTGATGAGCGCCGCCTGTACGTGGCGGTCTGCGGTCGAGGGCTTGTGGGTGCGCGGGATGTCCGGGAAGTAGAGCGATTCGACAAACAAGATACCTGCGTCGTCAGAGAGCGTTCCGTCCACGGCGATGACTTCGTCGAGTAAAATCTCGTTGACGAGGTCTGCGAGCGGTCGGTCTTTCATCACGAGACACGGGAACACGCCGTTCGTGTCCTCAAGTTCGATTATCCAGTGGCCGTTGGCGGTCGAACGCACGTCACTGACCATCCCGATGATGCCCGCCTCACTGTTTCCGGGCATGGACTTGAGCGCGCGCGTCGTGCGGTGGTTCACGCGCGAGCGGAGTTTTGCAGACAGCCGCTCGTAACGGTCGCGAAACACGGCGACGAAGTCCTCATATCGCCCCGTTCCGGTGCTCTCGCCGGTCATATCGTTCGCAATCTGAAGCGAGCGAAGCGAGTGGTCGACCGTCCGCTCGAACGCTTCGGGCGCGGTTTCAACTGGAGTCGAATCCGGGACACTATCGACCGCAGTCTGTACATCTGCAGTGGAAGCAGAGGGGTCACTCTGGTCGAGAACAGCCCGGACGTGGGCGGCGGTGAGTTTGAGCGCATCCGCAGGGAGCGTATCGAGCGCAAGAGTGAGCGTGCGCGTCGGGTCGGCCGAACTCGCGATGAGGGTGACCGCTTCGCGTTCAGCGTTGTATCCCCGGCTGACGAGTTCGCTGACGACGCGGGCGTCGCTCTCTAAAGGCACATCTGTCTGTCTTCGGGGAGTGCCAAAAGTATAGCGAACCACTAGCGGGTCAAAGCCAAACGTTGAAACGACCACCCTGCGAACGACCGCTAATGAGTGTCCCGGGTGACCGACCCGACGAAGAGCCGTCCGGAGTCGTCGGATGGCTTCGATGGCTTGCAACCACCGACCACGAGGGGGTTGCCTACGCCCGCGAACTGCTCGTGAGCGTGGGCGCAGTCGTCCTCGTCGGGCTCATCTTGTTCGCCGTGAGCGGCATCTGGCCGCCGATGGTCGCCGTCGAAAGTGGCAGTATGGAGCCCAACATGATGACGGGCGACCTCGTGTTCGTGATGGAAGAACACCGCTTTGCGGCGGGTGAAGCCTACGACGAAACGGGGGTTGTGACCAACGCCATCGGCGCACACACGGAGTACGTCAAATTCAACAACTACGGCGACGTCATCGTGTTCCAGCCCAACGGCAACAGCGGAACGACCCCGATTATCCACCGGGCGATGTTCCACGTAAACGAGAGCGAAAACTGGTACACCAAGGCGAACCCCGACTACATCCAAGGGGCACAAAACTGCGAGCAACTCGCCCACTGCCCCGCCCCGAACGACGGCTTCGTCACGAAAGGCGACGCAAACAGCATCTACGACCAAGTCGGCAACCAGAACCCCGTCCGCCCGTCGTGGGTGATTGGCACCGCGGAGTTCCGCATCCCGATTCTCGGCAACATCCGGCTGTGGGTCTCAGAGACGTTCTCGCTGTTCGGCGGGATGGTTGCATTCGGACGGCCACGGCTGTTCGCCTGAGCAGTCTGTAAAACCCGTTTTTGCTTCGGACTCGCTTGCTTAGTTATCGAACCGCGCTTGGACGAACGGTTGGACGTCGCCAATCTCGCTGAGGCGTGAATCTGAGAGGAGGACGGCTTCTGTCTCGTCGATTGGCACAGACAAGCTGATTTCTTTCGTGCGCCCGTAGCGCCCCTTGCTCACGACGACGGCGTTTACGATGCCGAGCATGTCGAGTTCGCTGATGAGGTCGGTGACGCGGCGCTGGGTGAGGATGTCGGCGTCGATTTCGCCACACAGGCGCTTGTAGATGTTGTACACCTCGCCCGTGTTGATGTTGTGGACGCCGTTTTTCTCGAGCATGATAGTCGAGAAGAGTACGAGTTTCGACTGCGTTGGAAGGGTGCGGACGACTTCGACCACGCGGTCGAGTTCGATTTTGTCCTGTGCCTTGCGGACGTGTTTCTCCTCGACGCGGTCTATCTGGTCGCGCTCTGCGAGTTCGCCCGCCGTCCGAAGCAGGTCGAGCGCGCGGCGTGCGTCACCGTGTTCCTGGGCGGCGAACGCCGCACACAGTGGAATCACGTCGTCAGAAAGTGAGTCGGGCTTGAACGACACGTCCGCCCGGTGTTGGAGGATGTCGCGCAGTTGATTCGCGTCGTACGGCGGGAAGACGATTTCTTCTTCGCCAAGCGAGGATTTCACGCGCGGGTCGAGGAAGTCGGTGAACTTGAGGTCGTTCGAGATGCCGATGATCGAGATGCGGGAGTTGTCGAGTTCCGAGTTCATCCGCGAGAGATTATAGAGGGTGTCATCGCCGGATTTCTCGACGAGTTTGTCGATTTCGTCGAGCATGATGACGACGACGCGCTCGTTGTAATCGACGGCTTCGAAGAAGGTGGTGTAGACGCGGTCGGTTGGCCACCCGGTCATCGGCACGGGTTCGAACGACGCGAGGTCGTCTTCGAGTACCGACAGGCGCTCGTCGAGCGCGTCAAGCGAGGCAAACCGAGTCTCTTCGAGTGCCGCAGAGTCATCGGCCGCGCGCTCGCGCAACGACTCCAGACGGTCGAGTTTGTCTTCGATGACCTGCTCGTTTTTCTCGATGAACTTGTTCGCGAGCTGCGCGAGCACGCGATACTGGGTGTCGGTCACCTCGCAGTTGATGTACTCGACCTCACACGGCACTTCGTACTTCTGTGAGGTGGTTTCGAGTTCTTTCGAGACGAACTTCGCACTCGCCGTCTTGCCGGTCCCGGTCTTGCCGTAGATGAGGATGTTAGACGGCGTCTCCCCGCGCAGTGCGGCGACGAGAATCGTCGCCATGTTGTTGATTTGCTCTACGCGGTGGGGGAGTTTGTGCGGCGTGTACGACGGGCGGAGCACCTCCTTGTTCTCGAAGATTGGCTCACCGCTCAAGAGGTCGTCAAACAGCCCTTGTGACGCCTCTTCCGGGTCTTCGAGGCCGTGGTCGTCTAAGACGACGTCGTCTAAATCCACGTCGAACTCTCGACTGGTGTCTGTGTCGTCAGTACCGCCATCCGTGTGTGTTTCGTCAGGTGCCATCGATTATCTCCCCTATCTTTCGGGTGGAACTGATACGACGGCCCGGGAGAGAAGCCCGCAGCCGCCCTAGAGACGCCTTTCCGGCGAGTAGATTCGTGTTCGCACGTCCACTTGATGCAGACGAACCAGAGGTAGAATATCTATTAAAGGTTGTGCTTTGCGGAGGACTGAACTGGTGGAAATCGACGGAAATCGGCTGACAGCGCCCCACTCTGGATGGATTTTGGGTCGGCAGTGAATAGTGAGCCTGAAGGGTGGTGTTTCAACTCGAACGGCCCGCAATCAGTTGTGAGCCGCCGATCACCTGCCCGCGAGAGACGAGAACGAGTGAACTAGACGGGTGAGTGCCAACAGAATCGACGACCGAACGGTCCGGATGACACGCTCGAATAGGGTTTGGAGGGGAAACGAAGGTCGGGGTCGGAAACAGGTGAATATCTCCGGTTGGTCGTGGAGCGATGGATTTGTGCCCGAGTCAGTTGTGGTGAGCCGTTTCGACCGCGCACCCGAGATTCGACCACAGAAACAGCATGGTTCGACCGGAAACGGAGGGGTTGTTGTTGCAGTTTCTCTAGTGAGACTAGGTTGCACTAGAAGAGAAGGGGTTGAATGATGAAGTACTAGAAGAGAATCTAGGATAATCCGAGTGTTGTGAGTGTATGACATGGTCGATTCGAGGGCAGGCTAGTGGTTCGTCTGTGAGGGGTTCAGTGAAGATGTCACTGGAGATGGACGAGTGCTCAGCCGGGAAGGGATGCCCCCCACCCCTTTGTTTCCGGTGGAACGAGAAAAAGGAGGGGAGGGGGTCGAGCGGGAGCCTTTGTAAAGAGGTATCTTTATATGATAGATAGTTCAACCATAACCGTAGTAGAGAAAGTCGTGCTGTTTGTTGTGTTGGTGCTAGTGGAATTAACTGGAACTGACCAGTCCATCCTCACCCACTTGGGTCGCTCCACTCGAAACAAAGGGGTGGGGGGCTAGATTCCTGTCTTCGCTTCACTTCGACATCGGCTAACCGCTTGATTTGCTGGCTGAGAACGCTCTTTCCTCCACAATTCATATTCCCTATTCTCGCCCACTCCATTAACAATCGCTAGAAATCCGGTGCGCGACCCCGTCTAGTTCAGGTGGAGTCGCGTGTGTTGTGCCCCCGCACTGTCGTGAGTTACTCGACCCAGCTGTTTTTAGCGGCAAGTATTGCAGCCCCGCTCACTTCGCTCATGGCTCAACGACTGGTCAACAGTCAGTCAAAACAGAATTTAGACACATACTCGCCAGAACCCCCTTGTTTCGGGTGGAAACCCGCCTGAGCGGCGTATTCTCTCGATTCCGTGGCCATCGCGCCATCTCGTTTG from Haladaptatus sp. ZSTT2 encodes:
- a CDS encoding Cdc6/Cdc18 family protein, with the translated sequence MAPDETHTDGGTDDTDTSREFDVDLDDVVLDDHGLEDPEEASQGLFDDLLSGEPIFENKEVLRPSYTPHKLPHRVEQINNMATILVAALRGETPSNILIYGKTGTGKTASAKFVSKELETTSQKYEVPCEVEYINCEVTDTQYRVLAQLANKFIEKNEQVIEDKLDRLESLRERAADDSAALEETRFASLDALDERLSVLEDDLASFEPVPMTGWPTDRVYTTFFEAVDYNERVVVIMLDEIDKLVEKSGDDTLYNLSRMNSELDNSRISIIGISNDLKFTDFLDPRVKSSLGEEEIVFPPYDANQLRDILQHRADVSFKPDSLSDDVIPLCAAFAAQEHGDARRALDLLRTAGELAERDQIDRVEEKHVRKAQDKIELDRVVEVVRTLPTQSKLVLFSTIMLEKNGVHNINTGEVYNIYKRLCGEIDADILTQRRVTDLISELDMLGIVNAVVVSKGRYGRTKEISLSVPIDETEAVLLSDSRLSEIGDVQPFVQARFDN
- a CDS encoding aspartate kinase, whose amino-acid sequence is MRVVAKFGGTSLGSGDRINRAADSIAAAVAAGHEIAVVASAMGSTTDDLLDEITFEAGEADRAEIVSMGERTSVRMLKAALTARGVNAVFLEPGSEGWPIITDEHGEVDVDVTKANAAALAKTMDDVVPVITGFLAQDHAGNVTTLGRGGSDTTAVMLGKYTGADQVVIVTDVEGVMTGDPRVVEGARNVSQITVDELRDLSFRGAEVVAPSALTYKDENLDVRVVHYQHGDLLSGGTSIEGQFENIIDLRETRLACITVAGRSIRNKPGILATLSQKLGEADINIDAVASGMDSVTFYIAADRASEAEKVLHECVVEEELLSSVTVEDDIAVIRVTGGLMSEPGVVRDIIGPLADAHISIHDIITSASSVGVFVDWDVRESALKAIQSDF
- a CDS encoding metallophosphoesterase family protein, whose protein sequence is MKLGVIADVHSNLVALEAVMEAMPAVDALVCAGDVVGYNPWPGECIDLLRANDCVSIMGNHDRAVVTGTTDHFNGMARAGVRYAARVLSSDQFEWLAALPPTRTECAGRVKLVHGHPDDPDRYTYPDLFDAAMLRGEDVLVTGHTHVQGHRTFEEGVVLNPGSVGQPRDGDPRAAFAVVDVETMSVDERRVSYDIDAVEEKVNAVGLPEDIATRLRRGR
- a CDS encoding tryptophanase, with amino-acid sequence MTAYKSKMVEPIHLPSREVREENLERAGYNMFNLPSEDVYIDLLTDSGTGTMSAKQWAAMMLGDEAYAGSRSFDNLQDAVSDVMGFEYVIPTHQGRGAENVLYGTLLEAGNVVPNNTHFDTTRAHVANAGAEAVDCPVDGAMELQSDEPFKGNFDLDKGWAVVEEHGEDAVPVVILTITNNSTAGQPVSMENIRAVSEFAADIDATFVMDACRFAENAYFIQQREADYANHSVAEIAREELSYADALVMSGKKDALVNIGGFVACRDETLFEHARQRAILYEGFSTYGGLAGRDIEAMAQGLREAVTQEYIESRVGQVQELATLLDAADLPVYLPAGGHAVYLDAEGFFPHIPLDQFPGQALACELYREGGVRGVELGSFAFPGTNRPELVRLAIPRRTYHREHLEHIADTVAGVYDRRDSVSGLEIVSEPPMKELRHFSAELRPV
- a CDS encoding S26 family signal peptidase, whose product is MSVPGDRPDEEPSGVVGWLRWLATTDHEGVAYARELLVSVGAVVLVGLILFAVSGIWPPMVAVESGSMEPNMMTGDLVFVMEEHRFAAGEAYDETGVVTNAIGAHTEYVKFNNYGDVIVFQPNGNSGTTPIIHRAMFHVNESENWYTKANPDYIQGAQNCEQLAHCPAPNDGFVTKGDANSIYDQVGNQNPVRPSWVIGTAEFRIPILGNIRLWVSETFSLFGGMVAFGRPRLFA
- a CDS encoding DNA-directed DNA polymerase II small subunit → MPLESDARVVSELVSRGYNAEREAVTLIASSADPTRTLTLALDTLPADALKLTAAHVRAVLDQSDPSASTADVQTAVDSVPDSTPVETAPEAFERTVDHSLRSLQIANDMTGESTGTGRYEDFVAVFRDRYERLSAKLRSRVNHRTTRALKSMPGNSEAGIIGMVSDVRSTANGHWIIELEDTNGVFPCLVMKDRPLADLVNEILLDEVIAVDGTLSDDAGILFVESLYFPDIPRTHKPSTADRHVQAALISDVHVGSQEFMADAWSDFAHWLHTEEAEHVEYLCIAGDMVEGVGIYPNQDEELTIIDIYDQYEEFSEYLKEVPGDMEIVMIPGNHDAVRLAEPQPGFSDELRDIMTAHDAQIASNPSVVTLEGVSVLMYHGVSLDEVIAELPADKASYEEPHKAMYQLLKKRHVAPQYGGHTRVAPEEKDYLVIDEVPDIFHTGHVHKLGYGMYHNVLALNSGCWQAQTDFQKSVNINPDSGFAPIVDLDTLEMTIRSFN
- a CDS encoding IMP cyclohydrolase; this translates as MYVGRFIVIGPDIGAYRVSSRSFPNRQVVDREGTLTVAPTADAEPTDNPYVSYNCLRIAGDTAVVGNGSHVDPITEKIERGYPARDALVEALLAMDYEKDSYNTPRIAGTVGERSYIGTVRSDALIVKEVTEPTLVATYESDTPESYPLNTKAATEAAKAVYDADLEHAVCAAAVARTESGFETAIENGN
- a CDS encoding ATPase domain-containing protein — translated: MVDDTTGHAEGQEPRCDFCRHLIPETPVVASVEESEYQFCSQACREALEKSAYVFTESHGFMWFDPGVSALNTSLPQGAPRNAFVLLSGPAGTRDRALQAELIWRTLQRDESAIIVSFQEPPGSIVQQFLTFEWNVLPYLERDQLHILDCFTYRLSTRSRMYERMNEWNQHLHRVAENATTTIRDPTDIDEVTNKLDNCLENHNLVDSGLVLIDSLTEFGALVQPVRAYEFVRTIRADVCKGRFVPVYAGATVVTEESLFPHDLAYAVDGVIDLRLTEKLVPETLLKQIRIRKMNGVLVIPEWHTYEYTSGLGMVTFDPEEEQAKSAAKATETDENTPDHADAETDDQHTDRPDDTV